The region GGCGCTGATGGCGGCGAGACGCAAGCTTGGGTTCCGCTAACACGTTGCCGCGTTGTCCTGCTGCGCGACAGAGCTTGGCGAGCGAGCGTGCAGGGTGCGAGGACGGCGGGACGGAGCAGCAGGGCCACAAAGGCCACAAAGGCCGCAAAGGCCGCAAAGGCGGTAAAGGCGGTAAACGTAAAAGGCCGGTTCGCGAGAACCGGCCTTCCTTTTTTCACGATCGGGCCAGATGTCTGCCTGCAGCAGAATCAGACTTGTGCGCCGGCGTTTGGATCGTCCGGATCGACGCGTTCCTTCTTGTCCTTCACCAGATCTTCGCGCTTCACGCCGAACCACATGGCAAGCGCCGCGGCGACGAACACCGACGAGTAGATGCCGAACAGAATACCGACCGTCAGCGCGAGAGCGAAGTAGTGCAGCGTGGGGCCGCCGAACAGGAACATCGACAGCACCATCATCTGGGTACAGCCGTGGGTGATGATCGTGCGCGACATCGTGCTGGTGATCGCGTGGTTGATCACCTCGATCACGGTCATCTTGCGTTCGCGGCGGAAGGTTTCACGAATCCGGTCGAAGATAACGACGGATTCGTTCACCGAGTAGCCGAGCACTGCGAGCACTGCTGCCAGCACCGACAGCGAGAACTCCCACTGGAAGAACGCGAAGAAGCCGAGAATGATGATCACGTCGTGCAAGTTCGCGATCACGCCGGCCACCGCGTACTTCCATTCGAAGCGGAACGACAGATAGATCACGATGCCGACCACCACACAGGCCAGCGCGAGCAGGCCGTCGGTAGCGAGTTCCTTGCCGACCTGCGGGCCGACGAACTCGACGCGTTGCAACTGCACCTGCGGGTCCTGGCCCTTCAGCGCGCCCATCACCTGGTCGCTCTGTTGCGCCGACGTGTAGCCGTGCTTGAGCGGCAGACGGATCAGCACGTCGCGCGAGGTGCCGAAGTTCTGCACTTGCGCGTCGGGATAGCCGAGCTTGTTGAGCGTGCCGCGCACCGGTTCGAGCGGCGCGGCGCCAGGATACTGCACTTCGATGACGGTACCGCCGGTGAATTCCACCGACAGATGCAGCCCGCGATGCACCAGGAAGAACACAGCGGCAAGGAACGTCAGCAGCGAGATTGCGTTGAAGATCAACGCACGCTGCATGAACGGAATGTCTTTGCGAAAACGGAAAAATTCCATGGTCTTGTTCTCCGGGACTCAGCGGGATGAACCCGGTTTCTGCGGCGTATTGGACGCGTCGCGGCGGCGCACGGTCGGCTTGGCACGCGCCTGGGCCGCGGCTTTGGCCTTGGGCTTGGCGCTTGCAGCGGCGACGGCTCGTGCAGTGTCGGTCGCAGCATCTTCGTTGCCGAGGTAAGCGGCGGCGCCGTCGATGCCTTCCGGTTGCGGACGCCACACCTGACCGATGGCCAGCGACTTGAGCTTCTTCTTGCCGCCGTACCAGAAGTTCACCACGCCGCGCGAGAAGAACACAGCCGAGAACATCGACGTCATGATGCCGATACAGTGGACCATCGCGAAGCCGCGCACCGGGCCGGAGCCGAAGGCGAGCAGCGCGAGGCCAGCGATCAGCGTGGTGACGTTCGAGTCGAGAATCGTCGCCCATGCATGCGCGTAGCCGTTCTGGATCGCCAGTTGTGGCGGCGCGCCGTGGCGCAGTTCTTCGCGCACGCGCTCATTGATCAGCACGTTCGCGTCGATCGCCATACCGAGCGCGAGCGCGATAGCGGCGATACCCGGCAAGGTGAGCGTGGCCTGCAACATGGACAGCACGGCGATCAGCAGCAGCAGGTTGACCGACAAGCCGATCATCGAGATCACGCCGAACAGCATGTAGTACGCGATCATGAAGACGGCGATTGCCACGAAGCCCCACACCACCGAGTGGAAGCCCTTCTTGATGTTGTCCGCGCCGAGGCTCGGGCCGATCGTGCGTTCTTCGATGATGTCCATCGGCGCGGCGAGCGAACCGGCGCGCAACAGCAGCGCGAGGTCGGCAGCGCCTTGCGGCGTGGCCTGGCCGGTGATCTGGAAGCGGTCGCCCAGTTCCGACTGGATGGTCGCCACCGTCAGCACTTCGCCCTTGCCCTTTTCGAACAGCACCATGGCCATCGGCTTGCCGATGTTGTCGCGCGAGACGCTGCGCACCGCGCGGCCACCGGCCGAGTCGAGGCGAATGTTCACCGACGGACGCTGATGTTCGTCGAAGCCTGCCGACGCGTCGATAATGCGGTCACCCGTGAAGATGATCTGCTTGCGCAGCAGCACCGGCGTCTGGTTGCCTTGGGTGAACAGCTCGTCGCCCGGCGGCACCGGATCGGACGGATTCGGATGCGTATTGACCGGGTCGGCGAGGCGCGCTTCGAGCGTTGCCGTACGGCCGATGATGTCCTTTGCCTTCGCCGTGTCCTGCACACCCGGCAGTTCGACGACGATACGGTCCGAGCCTTGCTGCTGGATCACCGGCTCGGCCACGCCGAGTTCGTTCACGCGGTTATGCAGCGTGGTGATGTTCTGCTTGAGCGCGGCGTCCTGCACGGCTTTCTGCACCGCCGGCGTGAACGTGCCGACCAGTTGCACACCGCCGTCCGGGTTCGCTTGCGAGGCCCACTGGAGTTCGCTGATGCCGCGGCCCAGTTGCTTGGATGCCGCGTCTGCCGTGGCCTGGTC is a window of Paraburkholderia phytofirmans OLGA172 DNA encoding:
- the secF gene encoding protein translocase subunit SecF, whose translation is MEFFRFRKDIPFMQRALIFNAISLLTFLAAVFFLVHRGLHLSVEFTGGTVIEVQYPGAAPLEPVRGTLNKLGYPDAQVQNFGTSRDVLIRLPLKHGYTSAQQSDQVMGALKGQDPQVQLQRVEFVGPQVGKELATDGLLALACVVVGIVIYLSFRFEWKYAVAGVIANLHDVIIILGFFAFFQWEFSLSVLAAVLAVLGYSVNESVVIFDRIRETFRRERKMTVIEVINHAITSTMSRTIITHGCTQMMVLSMFLFGGPTLHYFALALTVGILFGIYSSVFVAAALAMWFGVKREDLVKDKKERVDPDDPNAGAQV
- the secD gene encoding protein translocase subunit SecD; its protein translation is MNRYPLWKYAVMLVALVIGLVYTLPNLFGEAPAVQVSSGKATVKLDSTTLSAVETALAANQIKPDEVTFDNSSTNANIRVRLLDTDTQLRVKDLLQKSLNSDPTDPQFVVALNLQSASPRWLSALHALPMYLGLDLRGGVHFLLQVDMAGALNKKLDSDASDARTMLRDNNIRDGGVNRVNQTVVINFADQATADAASKQLGRGISELQWASQANPDGGVQLVGTFTPAVQKAVQDAALKQNITTLHNRVNELGVAEPVIQQQGSDRIVVELPGVQDTAKAKDIIGRTATLEARLADPVNTHPNPSDPVPPGDELFTQGNQTPVLLRKQIIFTGDRIIDASAGFDEHQRPSVNIRLDSAGGRAVRSVSRDNIGKPMAMVLFEKGKGEVLTVATIQSELGDRFQITGQATPQGAADLALLLRAGSLAAPMDIIEERTIGPSLGADNIKKGFHSVVWGFVAIAVFMIAYYMLFGVISMIGLSVNLLLLIAVLSMLQATLTLPGIAAIALALGMAIDANVLINERVREELRHGAPPQLAIQNGYAHAWATILDSNVTTLIAGLALLAFGSGPVRGFAMVHCIGIMTSMFSAVFFSRGVVNFWYGGKKKLKSLAIGQVWRPQPEGIDGAAAYLGNEDAATDTARAVAAASAKPKAKAAAQARAKPTVRRRDASNTPQKPGSSR